A DNA window from Bradyrhizobium barranii subsp. barranii contains the following coding sequences:
- the flgB gene encoding flagellar basal body rod protein FlgB, translated as MSINDLPVLSALRTKMQWHQERQRVLSENVSNSDTPKFRPRDLVEPKLDKSGAVTGSMGPLALTRTSGSHMTPSGAASGFDQNRNAGFETRPAGNAVNLEEEMMKAASNQMDYAAATSLYSKSLHLLKTAIGKG; from the coding sequence ATGTCCATCAACGACCTCCCGGTGCTGTCGGCGCTTCGCACCAAGATGCAGTGGCACCAGGAACGCCAGCGCGTCCTGTCCGAGAACGTCTCCAATTCCGACACGCCCAAATTCCGGCCGCGCGACCTGGTCGAGCCGAAGCTCGACAAATCAGGCGCCGTCACCGGCTCGATGGGCCCCCTGGCGCTCACCCGCACCAGCGGCTCCCACATGACGCCATCCGGCGCGGCCTCGGGCTTCGACCAGAACAGGAATGCGGGTTTCGAGACCCGTCCCGCGGGCAACGCCGTCAATCTCGAGGAGGAGATGATGAAGGCCGCCAGCAACCAGATGGACTACGCGGCGGCGACCTCGCTCTATTCCAAGAGCCTGCATCTGCTCAAGACCGCGATCGGCAAAGGCTAG
- a CDS encoding flagellar biosynthetic protein FliO, which translates to MQGSPITFIVAFIVVLALIGVAAWLVRRFASSRLGANTQRGRMPRLAVIDAAAVDGRRRLVLVRRDNVEHLLMIGGPTDIVVEPNIVRAAPGRDQLPQRSNAAEPPRLAPMPDTSSWTDEAPRPELLDHPEPQMPEPPPRPRPSFADEVRRPAPALAERRNEPPLAGFPPEPILPPRPEREARPEPVPPRIARSEPPLMPRPPRQSEPVKVPPVRAERAAAPPPPPPVPQAPPVPPPAPAPAAPSNAEQNLAEMAQRLEAALRRPAGETVAPPVAPEPPAPPPPPRAARSEPPAPPAPPAKPAAEKTSFENLEDEMASLLGRPKPSS; encoded by the coding sequence ATGCAAGGCAGCCCAATCACCTTCATCGTGGCGTTCATCGTCGTTCTGGCGTTGATCGGCGTCGCCGCATGGTTGGTTCGCCGATTCGCCAGCAGCCGGCTCGGTGCCAACACCCAGCGCGGCCGGATGCCCCGGCTTGCCGTGATCGATGCCGCCGCGGTCGATGGCCGGCGCCGCCTGGTGCTGGTCCGGCGCGACAATGTCGAGCATCTCCTGATGATTGGCGGTCCCACCGACATCGTCGTCGAGCCCAATATCGTGCGCGCCGCGCCCGGCCGCGACCAGCTTCCGCAGCGTTCCAATGCCGCCGAGCCGCCGCGCCTTGCCCCGATGCCCGATACCAGCAGCTGGACCGACGAAGCTCCGCGGCCCGAACTGCTCGATCATCCCGAACCGCAAATGCCCGAGCCGCCGCCGCGGCCGCGCCCGTCCTTCGCCGACGAGGTACGCCGGCCCGCTCCCGCGCTGGCCGAGCGCCGCAACGAACCGCCACTGGCCGGCTTTCCGCCTGAGCCGATCCTGCCGCCGCGCCCCGAGCGCGAGGCACGCCCCGAGCCGGTTCCGCCGCGCATCGCCCGCAGCGAGCCTCCGCTGATGCCACGTCCCCCGCGGCAGAGCGAGCCGGTGAAAGTGCCCCCGGTGCGCGCCGAGCGCGCGGCCGCGCCACCGCCTCCTCCGCCCGTGCCGCAGGCTCCGCCCGTTCCGCCGCCGGCCCCCGCTCCTGCCGCGCCCTCGAACGCCGAGCAGAATCTCGCCGAGATGGCGCAGCGGCTCGAAGCCGCGCTGCGCCGCCCCGCCGGCGAGACGGTCGCGCCTCCGGTTGCGCCGGAGCCGCCCGCGCCGCCGCCGCCCCCCCGGGCCGCACGCAGCGAGCCGCCGGCCCCCCCGGCTCCGCCCGCAAAGCCGGCCGCGGAGAAGACCAGCTTTGAAAATCTCGAAGACGAGATGGCCTCGCTACTCGGCCGTCCGAAGCCGTCTTCGTGA
- the fliP gene encoding flagellar type III secretion system pore protein FliP (The bacterial flagellar biogenesis protein FliP forms a type III secretion system (T3SS)-type pore required for flagellar assembly.) — MRLPALPRRVVFLSVLIAAASLAMPAHAQDISINLGGQGGGVTERAIQLIALLTVLSIAPSILIMMTSFTRIVVVLSLLRTAMGTATAPPNSVIIALAMFLTFFVMGPVLQKSYDEGIRPLVANQLGVEDALQRASVPLRGFMQKNVREKDLKLFLDLSGEPPPATPDDLALRILVPAFMISELKRAFEIGFLLFLPFLIIDLVVASVLMSMGMMMLPPATISLPFKLIFFVLVDGWSLVAGSLVQSYGGG; from the coding sequence GTGAGGCTGCCGGCCCTCCCGCGTAGAGTTGTTTTTCTTTCTGTCCTGATCGCCGCGGCTTCGCTCGCGATGCCTGCGCATGCGCAGGACATCAGCATCAATCTCGGCGGTCAGGGGGGCGGCGTCACCGAGCGCGCGATCCAGCTCATCGCGCTGCTCACGGTGCTGTCGATCGCGCCGTCGATCCTGATCATGATGACGTCATTCACGCGCATCGTGGTCGTCTTGTCGCTGCTGCGCACAGCGATGGGCACGGCGACCGCGCCGCCGAACTCGGTGATCATCGCGCTCGCGATGTTCCTCACCTTCTTCGTGATGGGACCTGTCCTGCAGAAGTCCTACGACGAGGGCATCCGCCCGCTCGTCGCCAACCAGCTTGGCGTCGAGGACGCACTCCAGCGCGCTTCCGTCCCCTTGCGCGGCTTCATGCAGAAGAACGTGCGCGAGAAGGACCTCAAGCTGTTCCTGGATCTCTCCGGGGAGCCGCCGCCGGCCACGCCGGATGACCTCGCGCTCCGCATCCTCGTCCCCGCCTTCATGATCTCCGAGTTGAAGCGCGCCTTCGAGATCGGCTTCCTGCTGTTTCTTCCCTTCCTGATCATCGACCTCGTCGTCGCCTCCGTGCTGATGTCGATGGGCATGATGATGCTGCCGCCCGCAACGATCTCGCTGCCGTTCAAGCTGATCTTCTTCGTGCTGGTCGATGGCTGGTCGCTGGTGGCGGGAAGCCTGGTGCAGAGTTACGGGGGCGGATAA